A region from the Aegilops tauschii subsp. strangulata cultivar AL8/78 chromosome 5, Aet v6.0, whole genome shotgun sequence genome encodes:
- the LOC109753792 gene encoding SEC1 family transport protein SLY1 has protein sequence MALSLRKKQLDLITRMLHLNQQQPSPDGGGGEGDEEAYKILVMDGPCISLLSPVLRVGDLRKHGVTLHLNIDKARQQVADAPAVYLVRPTPANADRIAADAAAGLYASFHVNFSTSVPRPVLDRLAAATAASRSAHRVARVADQYLDFVCLEDGLFSLAQPRAYVALNDPAAADSDITSLVEAVALGLFCVVATLGAVPIIRCARGGPAEMVAAALDARLRDHLLAKPNLFTEAASSAASSFQRPVLCLFDRNFELSVGIQHDWSYRPLVHDVLSFKLNKLKLPTEKYDLDDSDPFWVANSWSPFPKVAEEIEAQLAKYKQDVDEVNQRTGGGRDGVEFDGTDLIGNTKHLMNAVNSLPELTERKKMIDKHTNIATALLGHIKERSLDGYYECENDMLVNGTVDRNMLLSLLRGKGTKEDKLRLAVTYLLSFEAPPASELEQVEAALRESEVDMSAFQYVKRIKSLNTQFAAASSTASRSNIVDWAEKLYGQSISAVTAGVKNLLSDGRQLALTRTVEALMEGKPNPEVDNYLLFDPRAPRSGTGGQFRGPFREAIVFMIGGGNYIEYRSLVELGQRSQPSKHVIYGATEILNGVEFIQQLAELGQKAGLGGGSSNLPPQ, from the exons ATGGCGCTCAGCCTCCGCAAGAAGCAGCTCG ATTTGATCACGCGGATGCTCCACCTGAACCAGCAGCAGCCGTCgccggacggcggcggcggggagggggACGAGGAGGCCTACAAGATCCTGGTGATGGACGGGCCCTGCATCTCGCTCCTCTCGCCGGTGCTCCGCGTCGGCGACCTCCGCAAGCACGGCGTCACCCTCCACCTCAACATCGACAAGGCGCGCCAGCAGGTCGCCGACGCGCCCGCGGTCTACCTCGTCCGCCCCACGCCCGCCAACGCCGACCGcatcgccgccgacgccgccgcggGGCTCTACGCCTCCTTCCACGTCAACTTCTCCACCTCCGTCCCGAGGCCCGTCCTCgaccgcctcgccgccgccaccgccgcgtcCCGCTCCGCGCACCGCGTGGCCCGCGTCGCCGACCAGTACCTCGACTTCGTctgcctcgaggacggcctcttCTCGCTCGCCCAGCCGCGCGCCTACGTCGCCCTCAACGACCCGGCCGCCGCCGATTCCGACATCACCTCGCTCGTCGAGGCCGTCGCGCTCGGCCTCTTCTGCGTCGTCGCCACGCTCGGCGCCGTGCCCATCATCAGGTGCGCCCGCGGCGGGCCGGCCGAGATGGTGGCCGCCGCGCTGGACGCCCGCCTTCGGGATCACCTCCTAGCCAAGCCAAACCTGTTCACGGAGGCTGCATCCAGTGCCGCCTCATCGTTCCAGCGCCCGGTCCTCTGCCTGTTTGACAGGAATTTCGAGCTGTCGGTGGGGATACAGCACGATTGGAGCTACCGCCCGTTGGTCCATGACGTGCtgagcttcaagctgaacaagctGAAGCTGCCGACAGAGAAGTATGATCTGGATGACTCGGACCCATTTTGGGTGGCAAACAGCTGGTCGCCATTTCCCAAGGTGGCTGAGGAGATAGAAGCCCAGCTCGCCAAGTACAAGCAGGATGTGGACGAGGTGAACCAGCGCACGGGTGGTGGTCGGGATGGGGTTGAGTTTGATGGAACAGATCTTATTGGCAACACCAAGCACCTCATGAATGCGGTGAACTCACTCCCGGAGCTGACCGAACGGAAGAAGATGATCGATAAACACACGAACATTGCAACCGCGCTGCTTGGGCACATCAAGGAGAGGTCTCTGGATGGATACTATGAGTGCGAGAATGATATGCTCGTGAATGGTACTGTGGATCGGAACATGCTGCTGAGTCTGCTCAGAGGGAAGGGCACCAAGGAGGATAAGCTCCGGCTGGCCGTCACCTACCTGCTATCCTTTGAGGCACCACCAGCATCTGAACttgagcaggttgaggctgcgcTGCGGGAGTCAGAAGTAGATATGTCTGCATTCCAGTATGTGAAGAGGATAAAGTCGTTGAACACACAGTTTGCCGCTGCATCAAGCACGGCAAGCAGGAGCAACATTGTTGATTGGGCAGAGAAGCTTTACGGACAGTCCATTAGTGCCGTGACAGCAGGCGTGAAGAATCTCTTGTCGGATGGGAGGCAGCTGGCTCTGACTAGGACTGTTGAAGCCCTCATGGAAGGGAAACCAAACCCAGAGGTGGACAACTACCTATTGTTCGATCCACGGGCCCCTAGGTCAGGAACTGGTGGGCAGTTTAGAGGACCCTTCAGAGAAGCCATTGTTTTCATGATTGGTGGTGGAAATTACATCGAGTATAGGAGCTTAGTTGAGCTAGGGCAACGCTCACAGCCTTCAAAGCATGTCATATATGGAGCAACAGAGATTCTCAATGGGGTGGAGTTTATTCAGCAGCTCGCAGAACTGGGACAGAAAGCGGGATTAGGTGGTGGCAGCAGCAACCTACCACCACAGTAA
- the LOC123493946 gene encoding acetyl-CoA carboxylase 1-like, with protein sequence MRDYEKSSLRGCLTEGLVVEVMKMCMPLLLPASGVIHFVMSEGQAMQASGLIARWDLVGPSSGRSAEPFHGTFPKLEPPTAISGKVHQKFAASANSAHMILAGYERSINHVPGCAFSFRLYKIC encoded by the exons ATGAGGGACTACGAGAAATCCTCACTACGGGGATGTCTAACTGAAGGACTAG TGGTGGAAGTCATGAAAATGTGCATGCCACTGTTACTACCGGCCTCTGGTGTCATTCACTTTGTCATGTCTGAGGGTCAGGCCATGCAG GCGAGTGGCCTCATAGCAAGGTGGGATCTTGTTGGCCCATCTTCTGGTAGGAGCGCTGAACCATTTCATGGCACTTTTCCAAAACTTGAACCTCCAACTGCTATTTCTGGCAAAGTTCATCAAAAGTTTGCTGCAAGTGCGAATTCTGCGCACATGATCCTTGCAGGATATGAACGTAGTATCAATCAC gttcctggctgtgccttctcTTTCAGGTTGTACAAGATTTGCTAA